Genomic DNA from Candidatus Thorarchaeota archaeon:
ACCCTGCCATGTCCAAGACTATGCTCTCCGATGCGATGACAGTGTGCGTTGCGTTTCGGCCAAAGACCAGGGGCTTGAAGCCTCTCGGGTCGCGGTAGGCGAACAGGTTGTCACCGTGAAGGCCTACGAGGCTGTACGCTCCGTCGAAGTCAGTGTCCAAGCGTCTGAAGGCTTCAGGTAGACTGTTTCCTGTCTCTTGCATCTTCAGCTGGAGCATGTCCGCTATGAATTCCGCATCGCAGTCATACCTCTTCCTCGAGTGCACCTGGACATTTGTGATGTTTCCATTGTGGGTGACGGCGATGTCTCCCTTGGGGAACGGTCCGACGAAAGTGTCGAGCTCGGCCTCGGACACGACCTGTCGGCCCGACGTTGGGTACCTTGTGCTCCCAAGAACAATGTCAGCCTGCCCCTCGGGAACATCAATCTCCGCAGGACTTCCCATTGCCTTTGCCGATGACATGACTCCGTGGGTCTGCCACAGAAGGCCCGATGCGTCTTGGCCCCTATGCGTCAGAAGAAGCAGTAGCTCTCTGGCTTCTCTGAGGTTGTATCCACCCATTATGCCTAGTACTCCGCACATATGCGCTCATTCCTCCACCAAGACCCTTCTGCCTTGAAGGCGCAGTCGATCTTGACAGAAGAGTCTGACACTTCTCACCAGTATCTTGTGTTCCTCGATCAGTATTCGTTCCGCGAGGGTCTCTTCGGTGTCGTCATTCATCACTGGTACGGATGTCTGAAGAATAATCGGCCCTGCGTCCATGTCGAGGTCAACGAAGTGAGTTGTGCAGCCTGTGATCTTGACGCCGTACTCCAAGGCCTGCTTCTGCGCATCAACGCCCTTGAATGCAGGAAGAAGCGAGGGATGGATGTTGATTATGCGGTTCTTGTATGCATCCACAAGTACCGATGTGAGTATGCGCATGTAGCCTGCAAGCACCACAAGGTCAACGTTGCACTCTCGCAGTAGCTCTACCACCCGCCTGTCGTGGTCCTCCCTCTCGGGATAGTCCAGCTTCGTGACGACTTCTGTTCTTATGCCTGCTTTGGTGGCCCTCTCAAGACCCAGCGCGTTGCTCTTGTTACTGATGACAATCACTATCTCCCCTCCCAGATTGTCCTCGGCCTGTGCGTCGATTAGTGCCTGCAGGTTGGTTCCGCGTCCCGAGATGAGGACACCGATGCGCTTCATGCTTGGCAACCGAATTACCACCGGTTATATGACTATCTACTATCTGTGTATGACTAGAGGAACTCTCTTGCGATGATTCCAAAGAAGGTCCCCGCAAGTGAAGCAAACACAATGAAGACAAAGTAGGCTGCTGAGACTCCTAGCCCTGTTAAGAAGAACTCCGCAATCCCCACATCTGGGACTGCAATACCGGGGGAGATCAGGAATAGCATGAAGATGATGACGAAGAAGACTC
This window encodes:
- a CDS encoding phosphoribosylglycinamide formyltransferase yields the protein MKRIGVLISGRGTNLQALIDAQAEDNLGGEIVIVISNKSNALGLERATKAGIRTEVVTKLDYPEREDHDRRVVELLRECNVDLVVLAGYMRILTSVLVDAYKNRIINIHPSLLPAFKGVDAQKQALEYGVKITGCTTHFVDLDMDAGPIILQTSVPVMNDDTEETLAERILIEEHKILVRSVRLFCQDRLRLQGRRVLVEE